In a single window of the Pseudoxanthomonas sp. F37 genome:
- a CDS encoding ATP-binding protein encodes MSNVLTWVKSRLQHRGDSEHGQALIRVALISIILVYALLPSSRAALPADEYSIVLTIIVSGLVNGLGIITWLLLQPGKSHVRRGLGMIADYGLLAAAMNGMGEPLSWAYVVLMWITVGNGLRYGNRYLVVAVTMASTAFAAVVWMNDYWRANATLGVGLVLGLIAVPMYLSGLLRDLTRATDEARRANEAKSRFLANMSHEFRTPLNGLAGMSELLATTRLDTEQRECLSTIQASTRTLLGLVEDVLDISAIEAGKVKLNVVEFSPRELVESIGLILMPQARGKQVRYEGRVDDAIPAKLRGDAGHLRQVLLNLAGNAVKFTDEGEVHLTVAPTLVDGQHLRLRFTVTDTGIGIPVALRERLFEAFEQADGSLSRRYGGTGLGTTIAKGLTEAMGGTIGFESNEHRGSCFWVELPFDVVPERVIVPAVQGHAEWLQEAPETGSAENIIAFSDPFLRHRARVRSMQILVADDHEANRMVVQRLLQKAGHRITCVNGGEEVLDALESSSYDAVICDLHMPGLSGLDLLKQLRVMEAGSGSRTPVLILSADVTPEAIQRCEQAGARAFLAKPVVATRLLDALADVATSGRVAATAVSATPARPEVSDGVLDVSVLDELTALGMGEAFEREFIEQCLNDADGCIGAMAHAMERGDGEHLREHAHALKGVASNLGLVKLAAAAGEMMALADWQISREWRHRLAALNSHLSHGRAALDARQRVRGAAEKGGEGSSS; translated from the coding sequence ATGTCCAACGTCCTCACCTGGGTCAAATCCCGCCTTCAGCATCGCGGCGACAGCGAACACGGCCAGGCGCTGATCCGCGTCGCGCTGATTTCCATCATCCTGGTCTACGCCCTGCTGCCGTCCTCGCGCGCGGCGCTGCCGGCCGACGAATATTCCATCGTCCTGACCATCATCGTCTCGGGCCTGGTCAACGGCCTGGGCATCATCACCTGGCTGCTGCTGCAGCCGGGCAAGTCGCACGTGCGCCGCGGGCTGGGCATGATCGCCGACTATGGCCTGCTGGCCGCGGCGATGAACGGCATGGGCGAGCCGCTGTCGTGGGCCTATGTGGTGCTGATGTGGATCACCGTGGGCAACGGTCTGCGCTATGGCAACCGCTATCTGGTGGTCGCGGTCACCATGGCCAGCACGGCATTCGCCGCCGTGGTGTGGATGAACGACTACTGGCGCGCCAACGCCACCCTGGGCGTCGGCCTGGTGCTGGGCCTGATCGCCGTGCCCATGTACCTGTCGGGCCTGCTGCGCGACCTGACCCGCGCCACCGACGAGGCGCGCCGCGCCAACGAGGCCAAGAGCCGTTTCCTGGCCAACATGAGCCACGAGTTCCGCACGCCCCTGAACGGCCTGGCCGGCATGTCGGAACTGCTGGCCACCACCCGCCTGGACACCGAGCAGCGCGAATGCCTGTCCACCATCCAGGCGTCCACGCGCACCTTGCTGGGACTGGTGGAGGACGTGCTGGACATTTCCGCGATCGAGGCGGGCAAGGTCAAGCTGAACGTCGTCGAGTTCTCCCCGCGCGAACTGGTGGAGAGCATCGGCCTGATCCTGATGCCGCAGGCGCGCGGCAAGCAGGTGCGCTACGAAGGGCGGGTGGATGACGCCATTCCGGCCAAACTGCGCGGCGACGCCGGCCACCTGCGCCAGGTCCTGCTGAACCTGGCAGGCAATGCGGTCAAGTTCACCGACGAGGGCGAGGTGCACCTGACCGTGGCGCCCACCCTGGTGGACGGCCAGCATCTGCGCCTGCGCTTCACGGTCACCGACACCGGGATCGGCATCCCCGTAGCGTTGCGCGAGCGCCTGTTCGAGGCGTTCGAGCAGGCCGACGGCAGCTTGTCGCGCCGCTATGGCGGCACCGGGCTGGGGACGACCATCGCCAAAGGTCTCACCGAAGCGATGGGCGGCACCATCGGATTCGAGAGCAACGAGCATCGCGGCAGCTGCTTCTGGGTGGAACTGCCTTTCGACGTGGTGCCCGAGCGCGTCATCGTGCCCGCCGTGCAGGGCCACGCCGAATGGCTGCAGGAAGCGCCGGAGACGGGCAGCGCCGAGAACATCATCGCCTTCTCGGACCCGTTCCTGCGCCACCGCGCGCGGGTGCGCAGCATGCAGATCCTGGTGGCAGACGACCACGAGGCCAACCGCATGGTCGTGCAGCGCCTGTTGCAGAAGGCGGGGCACCGCATCACCTGCGTGAACGGTGGCGAGGAAGTGCTGGATGCGCTGGAATCCTCGTCCTACGACGCGGTCATCTGCGACCTGCACATGCCCGGGTTGAGCGGCCTGGACCTGCTCAAGCAGTTGCGCGTGATGGAGGCCGGCAGCGGCAGCCGCACGCCGGTGCTGATCCTGAGCGCCGACGTCACCCCCGAGGCGATCCAGCGGTGCGAGCAGGCCGGCGCGCGCGCGTTCCTCGCCAAGCCGGTGGTGGCGACCCGGCTGCTGGATGCGCTGGCCGATGTCGCCACGTCGGGGCGCGTGGCCGCGACGGCGGTTTCGGCCACGCCCGCGCGGCCGGAGGTGTCCGACGGCGTGCTCGACGTCAGCGTGCTGGACGAACTCACCGCACTGGGCATGGGGGAGGCGTTCGAGCGGGAATTCATCGAACAGTGCCTCAACGACGCCGATGGCTGCATCGGCGCCATGGCCCATGCGATGGAGCGGGGCGACGGCGAACACCTGCGCGAACATGCGCATGCATTGAAAGGCGTGGCCAGCAATCTGGGCCTGGTGAAGCTGGCGGCGGCCGCCGGCGAGATGATGGCCCTGGCCGACTGGCAGATCTCGCGCGAATGGCGTCACCGCCTGGCCGCGCTCAACTCCCACCTGAGCCATGGCCGCGCGGCGCTCGATGCGCGGCAGCGGGTACGCGGTGCGGCGGAGAAGGGCGGCGAAGGCTCCTCGTCCTGA
- a CDS encoding crotonase/enoyl-CoA hydratase family protein, protein MNNVEKLQRTRSFPTIRVESEPSGDAHWMYMHSDAAPGVRPCFRSQMLDDVLSFMNSITLRESQRQPGKLRHLVVASDANAFNLGGDLELFSQLIRENNRDRLLSYARRCIDGVHHLNTGLGGDVRTIALIQGDALGGGLEIALSCHTIVAEEGVDMGLPEVLFGLFPGMGAYSFLCKRVSPQVAERIILDGNIYTSDELYKLGVVDVLVPKGQGAAAVQSIIDKQRRSPHAHLALNACRNLAQPVGYDELMGITEVWVDTALTLGDKSLKMMERIVRAQEKRSIRAA, encoded by the coding sequence ATGAACAACGTCGAAAAACTGCAGCGCACCCGTTCCTTCCCGACCATCCGCGTGGAGTCCGAACCCAGCGGTGATGCGCACTGGATGTACATGCACTCCGACGCCGCCCCGGGCGTGCGTCCATGCTTCCGCAGCCAGATGCTCGATGACGTGCTGAGCTTCATGAACTCGATCACCCTGCGCGAATCCCAGCGTCAGCCGGGCAAGCTGCGCCATCTGGTCGTGGCGTCCGATGCCAACGCCTTCAACCTCGGCGGCGACCTCGAACTGTTCTCGCAGCTGATCCGCGAGAACAACCGCGACCGCCTGCTCAGCTATGCGCGACGCTGCATCGACGGGGTGCATCATCTCAACACCGGCCTCGGCGGCGACGTGCGCACCATTGCCCTGATCCAGGGCGACGCGCTGGGCGGCGGCCTGGAAATCGCGCTGTCCTGCCATACCATCGTGGCCGAAGAAGGCGTGGACATGGGCCTGCCGGAAGTGCTGTTCGGCCTGTTCCCGGGCATGGGCGCCTACTCCTTCCTGTGCAAGCGCGTTTCGCCCCAGGTCGCCGAGCGGATCATCCTGGACGGCAACATCTACACCAGCGACGAGCTGTACAAGCTGGGCGTGGTGGATGTGCTGGTGCCGAAGGGCCAGGGTGCCGCCGCGGTGCAGTCGATCATCGACAAGCAGCGCCGTTCGCCCCACGCGCACCTGGCGCTGAATGCCTGCCGCAACCTGGCGCAGCCGGTCGGCTACGACGAACTGATGGGCATCACGGAAGTCTGGGTGGACACGGCCCTGACGCTGGGCGACAAGTCATTGAAGATGATGGAGCGCATCGTTCGCGCCCAGGAAAAGCGATCCATCCGCGCTGCCTGA
- the lysS gene encoding lysine--tRNA ligase, whose product MTDQISATPPADENSLIAERRAKLTALRGQGIAFPNDFRRGDYAGDLQAQYGDAELWTVEALEGTGRHVRLAGRLMAKRVMGKASFVQIQDESGRIQLFLQANTLGQAYDAFKGWDIGDIVGVEGSLTRTRTGELSVKAEALRLLTKSLRPLPDKWHGLSDVEQRYRQRYVDLIVTPEAREVFIKRSRIIRAIREWLDARRFLEVETPMMHYIPGGAAAKPFTTHHNALDLDLYLRVAPELYLKRLVVGGLERVYEINRNFRNEGVSTRHNPEFTMLELYEAYATYAEIMDLTEGVIRDVAHEVLGTGQVTWDGQDIDLDPAFRRWRMDEAVRHHNPEISVADCTDREALVRHCERLRIHVKPSYGWGKLLLEIFEKTVEHTLIQPTFITAHPVEVSPLARASDAEPGFTDRFELFINGKEIANGFSELNDPEDQAARFMAQVQAKEGGDDEAMHFDADYIRALEVGLPPTGGLGIGIDRLVMLLTGSDSIRDVLLFPYMRPEAQG is encoded by the coding sequence ATGACCGACCAGATCAGCGCAACGCCTCCTGCCGACGAGAACAGCCTCATCGCCGAGCGCCGCGCCAAACTGACGGCCCTGCGCGGGCAGGGCATCGCGTTCCCCAACGACTTCCGCCGCGGCGACTACGCCGGCGACCTGCAGGCCCAGTACGGCGACGCCGAACTGTGGACGGTCGAGGCGCTGGAAGGCACGGGCCGGCACGTCAGGCTGGCCGGCCGCCTGATGGCCAAGCGGGTGATGGGCAAGGCCAGCTTCGTGCAGATCCAGGACGAATCCGGCCGCATCCAGCTGTTCCTGCAGGCCAACACGCTGGGCCAGGCTTACGATGCCTTCAAGGGCTGGGACATCGGCGACATCGTCGGCGTCGAGGGCAGCCTGACCCGGACCCGCACCGGGGAACTGTCGGTCAAGGCCGAGGCCTTGCGCCTGCTGACCAAGTCGCTGCGTCCGCTGCCGGACAAGTGGCACGGGCTGTCGGATGTGGAACAACGCTATCGCCAGCGCTATGTCGACCTGATCGTCACGCCGGAAGCGCGCGAGGTCTTCATCAAGCGCTCGCGCATCATCCGTGCCATCCGCGAGTGGCTCGATGCCCGGCGCTTCCTGGAAGTCGAGACGCCGATGATGCATTACATCCCCGGCGGCGCGGCGGCCAAGCCGTTCACCACGCACCACAACGCCCTGGACCTGGACCTGTACCTGCGCGTGGCGCCGGAGCTTTACCTGAAGCGTCTGGTCGTGGGCGGGCTGGAGCGCGTCTACGAGATCAACCGCAACTTCCGCAACGAAGGCGTCAGTACGCGGCACAACCCCGAGTTCACCATGCTGGAGCTGTACGAGGCCTATGCCACGTATGCCGAGATCATGGACCTGACCGAGGGCGTCATCCGCGACGTCGCCCACGAGGTGCTGGGCACGGGGCAGGTGACCTGGGATGGCCAGGACATCGACCTGGACCCCGCCTTCCGCCGCTGGCGCATGGACGAGGCCGTGCGCCACCACAATCCGGAGATCAGCGTCGCCGACTGCACGGACCGCGAGGCGCTGGTCCGCCACTGCGAGCGGCTGAGGATCCATGTGAAGCCCTCCTATGGCTGGGGCAAGCTGCTGCTGGAGATCTTCGAAAAGACGGTCGAGCACACCCTGATCCAGCCCACCTTCATCACCGCGCATCCGGTGGAGGTGTCGCCGCTGGCCCGCGCCAGCGATGCCGAACCGGGCTTCACGGACCGTTTCGAGCTGTTCATCAACGGCAAGGAGATCGCCAACGGCTTCTCCGAGCTCAACGACCCCGAGGACCAGGCTGCCCGGTTCATGGCCCAGGTGCAGGCCAAGGAAGGGGGCGACGACGAGGCCATGCACTTCGACGCCGACTACATCCGGGCGCTGGAGGTGGGGCTGCCCCCCACGGGTGGGCTGGGCATCGGCATCGACCGGCTGGTCATGCTGCTGACGGGCTCGGATTCGATCCGGGACGTGCTGCTGTTCCCCTACATGCGTCCGGAAGCCCAGGGGTGA
- a CDS encoding two-component system response regulator, whose amino-acid sequence MLDASVATAGVSLPDSHVMWPQGVGHALNIVIVDDQTSARTMLRHVIEDIASELAVHDFGDPQAALEWCEKNRTDLLLLDYRMPGMDGLEFARRFRRLPMHRDIAIILITVVGDEPVRQAALEAGVIDFLVKPVRPRELRARCRNLLQLRQQSENVKQRALSLEQRLLSSMHEVEERERETLSRLARAIEYRDSGTSAYLERMAHVAGLIAEQLGLPEDEVRTIEMAAPLHDMGKIAIPDSVLMKAGPLTADETDVMRRHPKIGHQLLSGSQNRFIQAGAVIALRHHERYDGSGYPDGLVGEEIPLEARIVAVADVFDALISPRPYKKAWDKDAALAYLYAQRGRLFDPACVDALIRGRARLDDICERYSTVQSRPGME is encoded by the coding sequence ATGCTGGATGCGAGCGTCGCCACCGCCGGAGTATCCTTGCCCGACAGCCACGTCATGTGGCCACAAGGGGTGGGGCACGCATTGAACATCGTCATCGTCGACGATCAGACGTCCGCGCGTACCATGCTGCGCCATGTCATCGAGGACATCGCGTCCGAGCTGGCCGTTCACGATTTCGGCGATCCGCAGGCCGCTCTGGAGTGGTGCGAGAAGAACCGCACCGATCTGCTGCTGCTGGACTACCGCATGCCGGGCATGGACGGGCTGGAGTTCGCGCGCCGCTTCCGCCGGCTGCCCATGCACCGCGACATCGCCATCATCCTGATCACCGTGGTCGGCGACGAGCCTGTCCGCCAGGCCGCGCTCGAGGCGGGCGTCATCGATTTCCTGGTCAAGCCGGTGCGTCCCCGCGAGCTGCGTGCCCGCTGCCGCAATCTGCTCCAGCTGCGCCAGCAGTCCGAGAACGTCAAGCAGCGCGCCCTGTCGCTGGAGCAGCGCCTGCTGTCCAGCATGCACGAGGTGGAGGAGCGCGAGCGCGAAACCCTGTCGCGCCTGGCCCGCGCCATCGAATACCGTGACAGCGGCACCAGCGCCTACCTGGAGCGCATGGCCCACGTGGCGGGGTTGATCGCCGAGCAGCTGGGCCTGCCCGAGGACGAAGTGCGGACCATCGAGATGGCCGCGCCGCTGCACGACATGGGCAAGATCGCCATTCCCGATTCGGTGCTGATGAAGGCCGGCCCGCTGACCGCGGACGAGACCGATGTCATGCGCCGCCACCCGAAGATCGGGCACCAGCTGCTGTCCGGCAGCCAGAACCGTTTCATCCAGGCGGGCGCCGTGATCGCGCTGCGGCACCACGAGCGCTACGACGGCAGCGGCTATCCCGATGGCCTGGTGGGCGAGGAAATCCCGTTGGAAGCCAGGATCGTGGCGGTGGCGGACGTGTTCGACGCCCTCATTTCGCCCCGTCCGTACAAGAAGGCGTGGGACAAGGACGCGGCGCTGGCCTATCTGTATGCCCAGCGCGGCCGCCTGTTCGACCCCGCATGTGTCGACGCGCTGATCCGTGGGCGGGCGCGGCTGGACGACATCTGCGAACGCTACTCGACGGTGCAGAGCCGTCCAGGGATGGAGTGA